GTGCCACAGCTCTGGCGGCTGCAGGGGGGCTCCTTATCCCGGCAATGCTGAGCCAAGGGGACCGACCCCAAAGCACTAGCCATCAGCTTTGTTCCTCAAGCCTCTGGAGAGAACCTTTGATTTCATGGGgatgattatttttattcttgcCCACTCAAGGATGAAGCCCAAGAAATGAGAGATTGCCCCTTTCAGAGTTGTCACAATGGGTCACCTCCAGCCAAACccactgttttttgtttttttgtgttttttttttatttctgggttTGGTTGGGCCTCCCTTGGAAACCAATACTATACAACTTACTTAAAGAAAGGGTAGAGAGAGAGTGTATAAGAAAgtcagacagagagaaaaagaaggcgGGGATGGGGAGGGAGTTGGCAGGGGAGGGGGTAAGCTGAAATCTATGAATTTGGGGGGGGTAATGGGAAGAGACACATTTAATTCACAATCTTATTTGGATCAATTACATTCTAAGGTgacatttttaatcttttggaaAGTCAAATTATCTCAAGTTTGACTTTTGGTGCTGCTTGAAGAATCAGGACTTTGGATGGAAGTTTGAGAGAAAGataacacacacaaacacacacacacacacacacacacacacacacacacacacacacatgctgagagagggggaaagaggggagggagacTTTTATCCTAAAGTCATTGTAAATCCAAAGCAGGGTTTATCCTCCCCagttaaatgagaaagaaaaaaaaaatcaagaataccAACATTTGAGGTACAAAGACTGTCATGGACCAGTGGAAGTTTGCAAAATTATATGTAAATGACTGAAGTTTTTACCGAGGTGGCCTGTGCTTTCCCAAAGCTAATCCCAAAGAGAAAATCTACTTAGCAAAAGAGAGTTTTGTCTAATTTGGTTAACAGTTGAGAAGTGACAAAAATGctgaatatattaataatttatatttccagGGTAACACTATATCTTTAATGCTTCGCTGCCAAAGGGAATTCAGATTGGCTTAGtactcagagggaaaaaaaaacaccctgaAAAGCCTTCTTCATATTCTGTATCCAGCACTGATGAAAATGAGTGTAAGACATGTGTTTCCATAATAGGCACCATCCATTCTCCTGCTTCTGCATAATTTGTTTTGATCCCATATTGCTCAATGTATGTTTTCAGTGGAAGTTTTTCTATTCTTGCTTTAACTTTTGGCTTCCCCAGCTCCCTTCAGTTTGTTTACATCTTAGCTTCTATGTAGCAACTACTAGAAGGAGGTGGCATACAAGACTTTTTCTGTTTGCACAAATGGCTGTGTATTTTAAGAGAAGATGCACATTCTACATTATACTTTTTACCCATTGTAATGAAGATCTATTTTGCCTGTCTCTGTAGAATGGAGTTTGATGGTTTACAAATTGTGGGTCATCTCTTTCCATGACCTCAGTAAACAATCCAGGTCAATTTTCCCTTAAATCCTTCCCAGGGAAATGGAATAAGTTAATTTACTATCCATCAGCTTGAGTTGAGAGGGGAATACATATCATTCAGCTAGGTGGCCTTCAAGCACAACAACATGCCCAGGAAAGTACACATTTATTATGTCATGGATAGTAAGTGAAAGAAGTTTGTGATGacctatggaaaaaaaaactcaaaggaaagaatggggtggagggggaaggaaatCCGTTTTGCTCAGCTAACTTGTCAAAGAGACAAAAGTCTCTATGCCCACATTGCAGAGTCAGTTTCCTTTCAGTTTTGGAAAAAATCCTGATTTTAATCTATGCTCTTTAATGACTAAAACACTGGTCAAGCTACATTCAGAAGATCCCAGTCTCCTGGAGACTGCTAACCAACACCCAGATAGCTAAAATTTTCTTTACTATACTGCCTAGAGAGGGTGActcagggatcagatcccagtgATAAAGTCTTCCCCGGAGAGAAAAGCTGGCCCTGGAGCTCAGATGTGATCCTAGAGTCCTTGCTTCCAATTCTACAGCTGGACTCACCCAAGGGCTTAGCCTTTCACGACCCTTCCCGAATTCCCCCCAGCTGCCAGGCAGGATAAGAGAGATAAGGACTCTTTGTGTCcgctcccttctctctcctctttgctCTGTTTCTCTAAATCTTTTTCCTCCTACTCTGTTTTCTCTCTAGGGGTAGAACTTTCTATCCCTCTCCCAAAGAACTAGACTGAGACCTGAGAAGGCGAATTCAGCATGCTGACCAAGGACAGGGAAAGATTTGTTGGGGGGGGCGGTTTGTCCCcagtcatcaaaaaaaaaatccttcatctCATCAATTATAGCCAAATCTTTTCACAAATCTTGGCGAATCCATGGGCCCGGATTCCTTCCTTGGATTATTTGAATACTTTGGAGAAGGTTAGTGAGACCTTCTGTCTCTGACCCTCCTGCTCATACATGTGCACTGtgcatgtatgtattatgtatgtaaaGACACCTGGCAATAAATCCTTCGAACCTAGATAATCCCAGGGTGTTGTGTATTTTGTTAACGTGTGTTTACCAGTCCCCCTCCCCCTAATTCTCATTCCAAACCGCGATCCTCAAGACATGATGAATAAATCGCATTCACGCTTAAGAAACATCACAGGTCTTTATTTTTGATCTCAGAGGATGCTACTTTGAACTTCACAGTTTAAAGTTATTTACAGGGGACTCGGGAGAGGCAGGAAACAAGCTGACGATGGTGCTTCTCCGATCCAACGGATGCAGAAAGAGCGCACTGCTTTGAGGGTCTCGGTTCTTTGCGATTTGGGGAACGCatagaagtgaggagggagttGGGTGACCTTTAGTCTCGGGGACAGATTCGGAGACTCGGGGCTCCCTGGGTGAGTGGTTATCCTGCTCGACTCTCCTTCTCGTCTTTTACCCAGGCCAGGGCGCAGAGCGCGTGAGACGGACTGGTGCGCAGCTGGCACCCAGACCCGCCTTCGGGAGGGAGGAGCCCGGAGTGGCTGGGAGCCCGCGGCCGCTGCCCAGGAATGCATGGCTGATCCCCTCAGCCTCCTCCCCAGTCCTAGGGGCAAGCTTTCCAGCCAAGCCCAAGCACTTCGCCACCCCCCCATTTCATCCCAGGAGCAACCGCAGCCGGCTGGCCCCTACCCCAGCCCCCACCAGCCGACCGAATCCTGCTCCTCGCCACCTCCGAGGAGGCGCACGCAGCGGGAGCGAAGGTAACATCCCGAAAAAAAACCTTCTCCCGGAACGTCCCCCTCGGAAATGATTGGttagggagagaggggagggaggaaaccTGCAAAGGACAAACTACCCGTCTTCTCCCGCCCCTCCAGATCGTGTGCAATAGGCGTCTGTACCATGTACAACTTTTCTCCTAACTGGGCCTAAATCAGCGAATGAATCCGTGGCGGTAGCGAGCTCTGGGCTGGGTGGATCAGAGCACCGGGGCGTGCTGAGGCGTGTGCAGGTTCAAAGTGTTAGGATGAGAGTGGCCGATCAGATTGAGATAATGCCGATCCAGCCCCTGCACCGGGGCCAGGAAGGGGCTGTGCTGTGGGGTCGCGTTAGAGAGAGCCACCGGGGGGCTGGGCAGGTAGGGTAGGCTGGGACTGCGGGCAGGACCGTGCGGCCAGGAGAAGGGGCCGTGGCCCGGTCCCTGGTGGAAGACCGCGGCTTCTCCCGGGCTGTGTCCAGGGTACTCAGGGCCAGCCGGGTGAAGCTGGTAGGAGAAATCCGGCTCGGGAAGGGAACCCAGCGAAGGGAACACGGGTTCGGTGGCCAGCCGCGCTTTGGACTGCAGGAAAGCCAGGATCCGAGCGTACTTCGTGTCCTTGGTCTCCATCCTCTCCACCGTGGTCAGATAATGCACCAAGTTCTTCATGCATTCGTGATAACCGTAATGGAAATAGTTAGCGAATTCCGCTAAAAGTTCTGCTAGAGAGGCAAGAAAGAGGTCAAAGGAGCGAAGAGAGAGCGATGGACGCCCCTTCCCTCTATGCGTGGGCTCTCGAAGCTCATGGGATCGGAGCCCCAGAGCTGGttccttatttgacagatgaagaaactgaggcccagagaagttaagggtCTTGTGAAAGAGGCAGGATGCTACCTGAGCTCTAGTAACTCCAAAACCAGATCTATTGCcatatcttgggggggggggggttgcaaggcaatggggttaaggccacacagctaggtaattattaagtgtttgaggccgaatttgaactcagatattcttgactcctgactctagggcgggtgctctatccactgagccacctagccgcctctgttCCCATCTTTTTGAGGAGGGCATGGTCCGATCTCCTTAGAGTTTGTAGTCCATGaatgagaatggggggggggaggtgaaaaTAATAGCCTGCATTCATTTATGcagaactttaaggtttacaaaactcTTCTGGTCTGGTCATCAAAAACAAATTTCACACTTCTAATGTTTTTTCCTGGTCAAAGTTTCTATGCCAGGCATCTGAATACCTATATTGAAATCCTCTCTCCATCTAGGAAATAGTAACAGACCATCTACCTTTTCATTCACAAACATAAGCCACAGGATTATTCATCACCACTGTGATAGACTGAGAGGCAACAAACCTGGTGgatttggtttgttttcttttgcttattaTCAGCACAGAGTGGAGGATGTAGCTTCAAAGCAGCACGACTCGCACTTCCACCAGGAGTCAGTTCCCTAGGTCCTATCCAACCTGGGGGTCGCTGAGTGGCCTGCACTGTGTCCCCCAAGGTTCGGGTAACTCAGATGGGTGCttacctttctctcttccccGGGGGAAGTCAGCCGAGTGCAAGGCTCTCAAGTACTGTACAGTCATCTCCAAAATCTCCGCTTTCTCCAGTTTCCCCGAACTCTGCAAAGAGAAGCAGGGTTGAGAATGGGGCAGAAGAGGAGAAAAGTATCTGGCAAACATCAAGCCACCTGGTACTGGATGCCTATAGTCGGGGAAAAAGTCGAAGATGAACTCTGCTCCCAAGGGACCATCTGATACTTGGTGGGTCCTGAAGGCTGCCCCAGGGCTGAAGGTTGGTGCTGCCACACCACAGACTCTGCTTCCCAGGGCAAGGGATGATCCCGTCCCGGATCCGTGCCCCATGGGCTCAGGTTCTCAGGCAGTCCTTTCTCTCCCCTGTGTCTGCCCCATCTCTGCCCCTACCTGCTTCGCTAGGGCCATGGGGACCGTCTTGCCCAACTCATTTAAGCAGCGGTTGATTCgatcccttcttctcttttcgATCACTTTGTGGGAAACTGGAGTTctctgcaaaaaaagaaaaaaaaatggagggggagggggatttGTTTCGTATTTTCCGTCTCTGGCCCTCGGAGAAGAAGCAAGGAGAGGGCAGGGTAACAGGGAAACGAGAAGGCAGAACCTGGTTCCATTTCTCTAATTCCCCCTGGCGTTCCAGATGTTCAATAGGTAAAAAGACACAACTCTCTCCAGATGTTGAAAGAGTTGTGAACCTATTGCCCTGggactggagaagagaaggaaccAGAACCATCTTTTCCATGAGGAAGTGGCTAGGGTACGCCAGCCTCGCCCCTCCACCAAGTTGGGCCAAACTCCCAGGCTGCCTGCTTGAATTCTCTGGAAATGAGCCCCAGGCTGCTGGCGTTTGATTTCCCTGTGGGGTTCCCAGATTCTAGGCTTTTACCCCTCTAGTCGCATCCTCAGAGTCCAGGAGGGTGGCTTAAAAACGTTCTATGGGTCCAGAGCGGGAGCAGCCTTTCCCAGGAAAGCGAATGTAGCCGCCTCCAACACCAGGGCGCAAGGACCCGTCTATGGAACTCCAACTCACTTTGCGTTCCTTCAGCTTGTCAGACATCCTTGGAAGAAACCTCTGCAAAGAAGTCACCcgctcctccttcctcctttctcaagtGCTTCAGGTAGACTGCGGCCTCCCCACTTCTCAGGAGCTGCTTATAAAGCGATCATTTAGGGGGAACTGAGTGCATTCATGGTTTGAATTATTCCATAGGATTAGAGGAGCTGCGTTTGGGGAATGTATGCATTAAAGATCAGTtttagagaagtaaaaaaaaaaaattagcagccAAGGGGGGGGTGGGTTGGAGGGGGCAGATCAGCTTTGTTAATCCACGTGGCCCTTCAAAGGACACGTGATCTTGCCAAGGATAACATTTGCATGGCAACAGCCCGGGCGGGAAAAGGACGCATCGGGCTGGAGCCCGCGTGCGTGAGGGTGTGCGTGTGCGAGCCGGGGCTGCGGCCGCCGGCTGGGCTGCAGGCCGCGGAGCGCAGGGGCGCAGCGGCCGCGGCACCGGGGGGCGGGTGCCCGCACAAAACCCGACTCCCCGCTTTAGTCCCGCCGCCCCGGCTCACACGATCGCCTGTTTACAAATCCCAGCAAGCCGGCCAGCCAAGCGCCGAGTGCATTTTAAAGCCTGTCCAGAGTCATTAAAGTAATTAAGTAAGCCTTTAATAGGCTGTTCCGCCGAGTTCAAGGGAGAGCTCTTGGAGACGGAGTCGCCCCGTTTGTTCTCAGCCTTTTCTCACACGACTTGGTGACACGTCCATCGCTCCGCTTTTTGTTTACCCCGCTTTATTTGTCGGACACCCCGGCAGGTGTGGGGCTGGGGCCGGGGCTGGCACACGAGGCTCCCGGGCCGCCTCGCCCCTCCCGCGGCCCTCTGGCACGCGACGCtatcccccaccaccaccccgccacgtttgttgttttttttttttgtttcttctcccCCTTCGTCTCCCTCTATGCAGGGGGAAGAGGCTCA
The Macrotis lagotis isolate mMagLag1 chromosome 3, bilby.v1.9.chrom.fasta, whole genome shotgun sequence genome window above contains:
- the HELT gene encoding hairy and enhancer of split-related protein HELT isoform X1; this translates as MSDKLKERKRTPVSHKVIEKRRRDRINRCLNELGKTVPMALAKQSSGKLEKAEILEMTVQYLRALHSADFPRGREKELLAEFANYFHYGYHECMKNLVHYLTTVERMETKDTKYARILAFLQSKARLATEPVFPSLGSLPEPDFSYQLHPAGPEYPGHSPGEAAVFHQGPGHGPFSWPHGPARSPSLPYLPSPPVALSNATPQHSPFLAPVQGLDRHYLNLIGHSHPNTLNLHTPQHAPVL
- the HELT gene encoding hairy and enhancer of split-related protein HELT isoform X2, whose amino-acid sequence is MALAKQSSGKLEKAEILEMTVQYLRALHSADFPRGREKELLAEFANYFHYGYHECMKNLVHYLTTVERMETKDTKYARILAFLQSKARLATEPVFPSLGSLPEPDFSYQLHPAGPEYPGHSPGEAAVFHQGPGHGPFSWPHGPARSPSLPYLPSPPVALSNATPQHSPFLAPVQGLDRHYLNLIGHSHPNTLNLHTPQHAPVL